Proteins encoded together in one Marinobacter salsuginis window:
- the hisA gene encoding 1-(5-phosphoribosyl)-5-[(5-phosphoribosylamino)methylideneamino]imidazole-4-carboxamide isomerase, producing the protein MLIIPAIDLKDGKCVRLRQGRMDDSTVFGDDPVDMATRWVEAGARRLHLVDLNGAFAGEPVNGEIVQAIARKYPDLPIQIGGGIRSAETIEAYLKAGVQWVIIGTKAVKEPEFVTEMCKKFPGHIIVGLDAKDGRVATDGWAEVSEVMATDLAKRFANDGVDAIVYTDISRDGMMQGVNVEATAALAEEGGIPVIASGGVTNMDDLKRLATVADKGILGAITGRAIYEGTLDVAEAQAFCDGLKG; encoded by the coding sequence ATGCTGATAATTCCCGCGATCGATCTTAAAGACGGCAAATGCGTGCGCCTTCGCCAGGGCCGGATGGATGACTCCACGGTGTTTGGTGACGACCCTGTCGATATGGCCACCCGCTGGGTGGAAGCCGGTGCCCGCCGCCTGCACCTGGTTGACCTTAACGGCGCCTTCGCCGGCGAGCCGGTCAACGGTGAAATCGTCCAGGCCATTGCCCGCAAATATCCGGATCTGCCGATACAGATCGGTGGCGGCATCCGCTCGGCTGAAACCATCGAGGCCTATCTGAAGGCAGGCGTGCAGTGGGTCATCATCGGAACCAAGGCCGTTAAAGAGCCGGAATTTGTCACCGAGATGTGCAAGAAATTCCCCGGCCACATCATCGTGGGTCTGGACGCCAAAGACGGCCGTGTGGCCACCGATGGCTGGGCGGAAGTTTCGGAAGTGATGGCCACCGATCTGGCCAAGCGTTTTGCCAACGACGGCGTGGACGCCATCGTGTATACCGACATCAGCCGCGACGGCATGATGCAGGGCGTCAATGTTGAAGCCACTGCTGCATTGGCCGAAGAGGGTGGCATCCCCGTTATCGCTTCTGGCGGCGTGACCAACATGGATGATCTCAAACGCCTCGCTACCGTTGCAGACAAGGGCATCCTCGGCGCCATCACCGGCCGTGCCATCTACGAGGGCACCTTGGATGTCGCAGAAGCCCAGGCTTTCTGTGACGGGTTGAAGGGGTAA
- the hisH gene encoding imidazole glycerol phosphate synthase subunit HisH translates to MKTVAIIDYGMGNLHSAKKAVEHVAPDTTVLVTDNAQKIREADRVILPGVGAIRDCMAEMHRLGVVDLVREVSQDRPFLGICVGMQALMSRSEENGGVDCIGLFPSEVRYFGDHLTENGERLKVPHMGWNQVQQAMDHPLWHNIPDGDRFYFVHSFYAEAEGNADMAGRTHYGVDLAAAVARDNIFAVQFHPEKSARAGLQLLENFTNWTGKC, encoded by the coding sequence ATGAAAACCGTTGCCATAATCGACTACGGCATGGGTAACCTTCACTCTGCCAAAAAAGCGGTAGAGCACGTTGCCCCAGATACCACCGTACTGGTCACTGACAACGCCCAGAAAATCCGTGAAGCCGACCGTGTCATCCTCCCCGGCGTTGGTGCCATTCGCGACTGCATGGCGGAAATGCATCGCCTTGGGGTGGTGGATCTGGTTCGTGAAGTCTCTCAGGATCGCCCGTTTCTTGGCATCTGCGTTGGCATGCAGGCCCTGATGTCCCGCAGCGAGGAAAATGGTGGCGTTGACTGTATCGGCCTGTTCCCCTCGGAAGTGCGTTATTTCGGTGACCATCTGACGGAGAATGGTGAGCGCCTGAAGGTCCCTCATATGGGCTGGAACCAGGTGCAGCAGGCCATGGATCACCCCCTGTGGCACAACATTCCCGACGGGGACCGTTTCTACTTCGTGCACAGCTTCTACGCGGAGGCCGAGGGTAACGCCGATATGGCGGGCCGCACCCACTATGGTGTCGACCTGGCAGCAGCGGTAGCGCGAGACAATATTTTTGCGGTGCAATTCCACCCGGAGAAAAGTGCCCGGGCGGGACTGCAGCTGCTTGAGAATTTTACAAACTGGACTGGAAAATGCTGA
- the hisB gene encoding imidazoleglycerol-phosphate dehydratase HisB, with amino-acid sequence MAERKARVERNTLETQITVEIDLDGTGKSSFDTGVPFLEHMMDQIARHGLVDLNIVSRGDLHIDDHHTVEDIGITLGQAFKQAVGDKKGIRRYGHAYVPLDEALSRVVIDLSGRPGLMMDVPYTRGAVGGFDVDLFEEFFHGFVNHSMVTLHIDNLKGKNTHHQIETVFKAFGRALRMAIEMDERMAGITPSTKGSL; translated from the coding sequence ATGGCCGAACGCAAGGCTCGGGTAGAAAGAAATACCCTTGAAACCCAGATCACCGTTGAGATTGATCTCGACGGTACCGGTAAATCCAGTTTCGACACCGGCGTGCCCTTTCTGGAGCACATGATGGACCAGATTGCCCGTCATGGCCTGGTTGATCTGAATATCGTTTCCAGGGGCGATCTGCACATCGATGACCACCACACCGTTGAAGACATCGGTATCACCCTTGGCCAGGCCTTCAAGCAGGCCGTTGGCGACAAAAAGGGTATCCGCCGTTATGGCCACGCCTATGTGCCGTTGGACGAGGCTCTTTCCCGTGTGGTTATCGATCTTTCCGGCCGCCCGGGCCTGATGATGGATGTGCCCTATACCCGTGGCGCCGTGGGCGGTTTTGACGTTGACCTGTTCGAGGAATTCTTCCACGGCTTTGTGAACCACTCCATGGTGACCCTGCACATCGACAATCTGAAGGGCAAAAACACCCACCACCAGATTGAAACCGTGTTCAAGGCCTTCGGTCGTGCCCTGCGTATGGCGATTGAAATGGACGAGCGCATGGCTGGCATTACGCCGTCCACCAAAGGCTCGTTGTAA
- a CDS encoding SRPBCC family protein yields the protein MAITVSIELNRELEIPGGYDEVFDLLADVPRSASHFPKVHKLTDLGDNTYRWEMEKVGVDKHAIQSVYACKYHSDKDAGRITWEPVKGEGNGVVSGSWTIKPKGDNATAVKFQTSAELTVPLPSLLKLAISPVIKHEFNSLVDTYMNNLKKAF from the coding sequence GTGGCTATTACCGTCTCTATTGAGCTGAACCGGGAGCTTGAGATTCCCGGAGGCTATGATGAAGTATTTGATCTGCTGGCCGATGTGCCACGTTCAGCCAGTCACTTTCCCAAGGTTCACAAACTGACCGACCTCGGCGACAACACCTACCGCTGGGAAATGGAAAAAGTTGGTGTCGACAAGCACGCCATCCAGTCCGTTTACGCCTGCAAATACCATTCGGACAAAGACGCCGGAAGGATTACCTGGGAGCCGGTAAAAGGCGAAGGCAACGGCGTTGTAAGCGGTTCCTGGACCATTAAACCCAAGGGCGACAATGCCACGGCCGTGAAATTCCAGACCAGTGCAGAGCTGACGGTGCCCCTGCCAAGCCTGCTCAAACTGGCAATCAGCCCGGTTATCAAACACGAGTTCAACAGTCTCGTGGACACCTACATGAACAACCTCAAAAAGGCTTTCTGA
- a CDS encoding AsmA family protein — protein MKAVRYVLIGIVALIVLAVAAVAIAMAVINPNDYKPQIEQAVEDATNLDLILEGDIGWSFIPLGLELNSVEATLEGDRFVALEQLVAQIDFWSLIAMSPRVNTFVLDGLDARLEVDEQGNGNWTRIMPEDTAGAATEESAGTQDEQAQEGEGAGGEPLNFNVENVQISNAQVHYTDKSTGQSVTLENFTVNASNITLGSEFPLEIGFRVATTQPTFEVNGSISARLAANEALNEFAVSSLNAVFDMTGEPFGGKEVTAELGGSARANLENETATLSGFTASLANLNLSTDLDVSGFGNKPTLSGKISIAEFSLKDLLNNLGQPAVETSDADVLEAIAFSTGIGGPAGKVELTNLTIKLDDTTFNGSGSYNLADSGIVFNLQGDQLNADRYLPPKAEGEAEEAPTNQETAATGPEGDLLPLETLRSLLLDIDLGLGQLIVSNLTINEIKASTTAKNGLLKIDEFSGKLYEGSFGANVTIDARSDNPKWTVASDVTNVQTLPLLTDLAEVDMLGGGANLKVNATTTGNRISSLRSNADGQISFNLAEGEFRRMNLTRMACQGIALVNQEDLTTTDWGTSTPFNDMRGTLDINGNTLNNTDLVAALAGMRLEGNGTVDMAQSQLDYEVGLRIVGEIHRDEACRVTEYVENAVIPVECRGNFAEDPAGLCSFDGSRFRDTLKTIAENAAKAKAREEVDKAKAKAEEKVKEKVQEQLGDKLKGLFN, from the coding sequence ATGAAAGCCGTCCGTTATGTGCTGATTGGTATCGTTGCACTCATCGTTCTTGCTGTGGCTGCCGTTGCCATCGCCATGGCCGTGATCAACCCCAACGACTATAAGCCTCAGATTGAACAAGCCGTTGAAGATGCAACGAACCTGGACCTCATCCTTGAGGGCGACATTGGCTGGTCTTTTATTCCACTCGGTCTGGAGCTGAATTCCGTAGAAGCCACACTGGAGGGTGATCGCTTTGTGGCCCTGGAGCAGTTGGTTGCCCAGATCGATTTCTGGTCGCTTATTGCCATGTCGCCACGGGTAAACACCTTCGTGCTGGACGGGTTGGACGCCCGGCTGGAAGTGGACGAACAGGGCAACGGCAACTGGACCAGAATCATGCCCGAGGATACAGCCGGAGCGGCAACGGAAGAATCAGCCGGCACCCAGGATGAGCAGGCTCAGGAAGGTGAAGGAGCCGGCGGCGAGCCCTTGAACTTCAACGTTGAGAACGTTCAGATCAGTAATGCCCAGGTGCACTACACGGACAAGAGCACCGGACAATCGGTCACTCTGGAGAACTTCACCGTTAACGCCAGCAATATCACCCTGGGTTCCGAGTTCCCGCTGGAAATCGGATTCCGGGTTGCCACTACCCAGCCCACGTTTGAAGTGAATGGCAGCATCAGCGCCCGCCTCGCTGCCAACGAAGCGCTCAACGAATTCGCCGTATCCAGCCTGAATGCTGTGTTTGACATGACCGGCGAGCCGTTCGGCGGCAAAGAGGTCACTGCTGAACTTGGCGGCTCTGCCCGGGCGAATCTGGAAAACGAAACCGCCACTCTGAGCGGCTTTACCGCCAGCCTGGCCAACCTGAACCTGTCTACCGATCTGGATGTCTCCGGATTCGGCAACAAGCCAACCCTGAGCGGCAAGATCTCCATCGCTGAGTTCTCGCTGAAAGACCTTCTGAACAACCTCGGCCAGCCTGCAGTGGAAACCAGCGATGCGGACGTGCTTGAAGCCATCGCATTCTCCACCGGAATTGGCGGTCCGGCGGGCAAGGTGGAACTCACCAATCTGACCATCAAACTGGATGACACTACGTTCAATGGCTCTGGCAGTTACAACCTGGCCGATTCGGGCATCGTCTTCAACCTTCAGGGTGACCAGTTGAATGCCGACCGCTACCTGCCACCCAAGGCAGAGGGGGAAGCCGAGGAAGCACCTACTAACCAGGAAACCGCGGCAACTGGACCGGAGGGCGACCTGCTGCCCCTGGAGACCCTTCGCAGCCTGTTGCTGGATATTGATCTGGGTCTCGGACAGCTGATCGTCAGTAACCTGACCATCAACGAAATCAAGGCGAGCACTACCGCGAAAAACGGCCTGCTCAAAATTGATGAGTTCAGCGGCAAACTTTACGAAGGCAGCTTTGGCGCCAATGTGACCATCGACGCCCGCAGCGACAACCCGAAATGGACCGTGGCTTCAGACGTTACCAACGTTCAGACCCTGCCCCTGCTCACCGATCTTGCGGAGGTAGACATGCTCGGCGGCGGTGCGAACCTCAAAGTGAACGCCACCACCACCGGTAACCGAATCTCGTCACTGCGCAGCAATGCTGACGGCCAGATCAGCTTCAACCTGGCAGAGGGCGAGTTCCGTCGCATGAACCTGACCCGCATGGCCTGCCAGGGCATCGCACTGGTCAACCAGGAAGATCTGACAACCACAGACTGGGGCACCAGCACGCCGTTCAACGACATGCGTGGCACCCTGGACATTAACGGCAACACTCTGAATAACACCGATCTGGTCGCCGCACTGGCCGGCATGCGCCTTGAGGGCAACGGTACCGTGGATATGGCCCAGAGCCAGCTGGATTACGAAGTGGGCCTGAGAATCGTCGGTGAGATCCACAGGGACGAGGCCTGCCGTGTCACCGAATACGTGGAAAACGCGGTTATTCCTGTAGAGTGCCGGGGCAACTTCGCCGAGGACCCGGCCGGCCTGTGTTCTTTCGACGGATCCCGCTTCCGGGACACTCTGAAAACCATTGCGGAAAACGCTGCCAAGGCAAAAGCCCGAGAGGAAGTCGACAAGGCAAAAGCCAAGGCGGAGGAAAAGGTGAAAGAAAAGGTTCAGGAGCAACTCGGCGATAAACTGAAAGGTCTGTTCAACTGA
- the mutY gene encoding A/G-specific adenine glycosylase yields MHDRFADKLLQWYDSHGRHDLPWHHNRNAYRVWVSEIMLQQTQVTTVIPYFEAFMERFPDVHALAEAPVDDVLSHWSGLGYYARARNLQKAAQTVVQDFAGEFPQTQEELESLTGIGRSTAAAILAQAFGIRAAILDGNVKRVLARYHAIPGWPGQTAVLNQLWHRAEEHTPEQRVRDYTQGIMDLGAMVCTRSRPACESCPLQEGCTAYAQNETSLYPGSKPKKAKPEKTTWMVIIEDGEGRILLERRPPSGIWGGLWSLPELDPAYGADELQEACEQSLGLDCGEPELISGFRHTFSHYHLHIQPARLNVTGRANTVADSDHLKWLHRHEALNLGLPAPIRSLLTEPEQAALL; encoded by the coding sequence ATGCACGACCGTTTCGCCGACAAGCTGCTGCAATGGTACGACAGCCACGGCCGGCATGACCTGCCGTGGCATCACAACCGGAACGCCTACCGGGTGTGGGTCTCGGAAATCATGTTGCAGCAAACCCAGGTAACCACCGTTATCCCCTACTTCGAGGCGTTCATGGAACGCTTCCCGGACGTCCATGCCCTGGCCGAAGCCCCCGTAGATGATGTGCTCAGCCACTGGTCCGGCCTGGGATACTACGCCCGGGCCCGTAACCTGCAAAAAGCCGCGCAGACTGTTGTTCAGGACTTTGCTGGTGAGTTTCCACAAACCCAGGAAGAGCTCGAATCCCTGACCGGCATCGGCCGCTCCACAGCCGCCGCCATCCTGGCCCAGGCCTTCGGCATTCGCGCCGCCATCTTGGATGGCAACGTCAAACGGGTGTTGGCGCGCTACCATGCGATCCCCGGCTGGCCCGGACAGACCGCCGTCCTCAATCAACTCTGGCATCGGGCGGAAGAGCATACTCCTGAACAGCGGGTGCGTGACTACACCCAGGGCATCATGGACCTGGGCGCCATGGTTTGTACCCGCAGCCGACCGGCCTGCGAGAGCTGCCCGCTGCAAGAAGGCTGTACGGCCTACGCTCAGAATGAAACCTCACTCTATCCCGGCTCCAAACCGAAAAAGGCCAAACCGGAGAAAACCACCTGGATGGTTATCATCGAGGACGGCGAGGGGCGCATCCTGCTGGAGCGTCGCCCTCCCAGTGGCATCTGGGGCGGCCTCTGGAGCCTGCCGGAACTGGACCCGGCTTACGGGGCCGACGAACTTCAGGAGGCCTGCGAGCAGAGCCTGGGGCTGGATTGCGGAGAGCCGGAGCTGATCAGCGGCTTTCGCCATACCTTCTCCCATTACCACCTGCACATTCAGCCGGCCCGCCTGAACGTCACTGGCCGAGCCAACACCGTTGCAGACAGCGATCATCTGAAATGGCTGCACCGCCATGAAGCCCTCAACCTCGGTCTGCCGGCGCCGATCAGGTCGCTACTTACCGAACCGGAGCAAGCTGCCTTGCTTTGA
- a CDS encoding oxidative damage protection protein: protein MSRTVFCRKYQKELEGLDFPPMPGAKGQDIFENISKQAWEEWQAQQTMLINEKHLSLMDPNTRKYLQAQMEHFFNNEPFDKAEGYVPPEQ from the coding sequence ATGAGCCGTACCGTTTTCTGCCGCAAATACCAGAAAGAACTGGAAGGCCTGGACTTCCCGCCCATGCCCGGCGCCAAGGGCCAGGATATCTTCGAGAATATTTCCAAGCAGGCCTGGGAAGAATGGCAGGCCCAGCAGACCATGCTGATCAATGAGAAACATCTGAGCCTGATGGACCCGAACACCCGCAAGTACCTGCAGGCGCAGATGGAACATTTCTTCAATAACGAACCGTTCGACAAGGCCGAGGGCTACGTTCCACCGGAACAATAA
- a CDS encoding universal stress protein encodes MAQGTENIVVACDGSEHSSHAAKMAAELAKATSQPLKLLAVFPGTKVERMIVSGIPQSDIDEEASEYGRKAFDAAKQAVSGIVEPAEEVLLKGDPAKEIVEYLDENPGSHMFLGRRGDSMLRSLTLGSVSEKVVRHAHRPVTVVSE; translated from the coding sequence ATGGCACAAGGAACTGAGAACATCGTAGTCGCATGCGACGGTTCAGAGCATTCGTCACACGCCGCCAAAATGGCAGCGGAGCTTGCCAAAGCGACCAGCCAGCCACTCAAACTGCTTGCCGTCTTCCCCGGCACCAAGGTCGAAAGAATGATCGTAAGTGGTATTCCACAGAGCGACATAGACGAAGAAGCCAGCGAATACGGACGCAAGGCATTTGATGCCGCGAAGCAGGCGGTAAGCGGGATTGTTGAGCCGGCTGAGGAGGTTCTGCTCAAAGGGGACCCAGCGAAGGAAATCGTCGAGTATCTCGATGAAAATCCCGGCTCCCACATGTTTCTCGGTCGGCGCGGCGACTCAATGCTGAGAAGTCTCACTCTTGGTAGTGTCAGTGAAAAAGTCGTGAGGCATGCTCATAGACCAGTGACAGTTGTTAGTGAATAA
- a CDS encoding calcium/sodium antiporter, whose translation MLMAIGAIIAGLILLVWSADKFVEGSATTASHFGMPPLLIGMVVVGFGTSAPEMAVSALAASQGNPGLALGNAYGSNITNIALILGITALLAPIAVHSQVMRKELPILILVTAFAGWQLWDGNLSRMDAIGLMLVFVALIGWSIYQSFRQPDDALAKEMTEEVHAMPLRKALLWLVVGLLLLIVSSRILVWGAVDLATMFGISDLVIGLTIVAVGTSLPELASSIIAARKGEHDLALGNILGSNLFNTLAVVGIAGLIAPMSVAPEVLARDFPVMGALTLVLFAMCYGFRGAGRINRFEGAALLLAFVAYTVYLLAF comes from the coding sequence ATGCTGATGGCCATTGGGGCGATCATTGCAGGTCTGATTCTGCTGGTGTGGAGTGCAGACAAATTTGTGGAAGGCTCGGCTACCACAGCCAGCCACTTCGGGATGCCACCACTGCTGATTGGTATGGTTGTGGTGGGCTTTGGCACATCGGCGCCGGAAATGGCCGTCTCTGCGCTGGCCGCGTCCCAGGGCAACCCTGGGTTGGCGCTGGGCAATGCTTATGGTTCGAATATCACCAACATAGCCCTGATTCTCGGCATCACGGCGCTACTGGCGCCAATCGCGGTGCATTCCCAGGTCATGCGCAAGGAACTGCCCATCCTGATTCTGGTAACCGCCTTTGCCGGCTGGCAGCTTTGGGACGGCAATCTGAGCCGAATGGATGCAATCGGCCTCATGCTGGTTTTCGTGGCACTGATTGGATGGAGCATTTACCAAAGCTTCCGGCAACCGGACGATGCCCTGGCGAAAGAGATGACCGAAGAAGTTCACGCCATGCCGTTGCGAAAAGCGCTTTTATGGCTCGTGGTCGGACTGCTGCTGTTGATTGTCAGCTCCCGCATTCTGGTATGGGGCGCCGTTGACCTGGCCACCATGTTTGGCATCAGCGATCTGGTTATTGGCCTCACCATCGTGGCCGTTGGCACCTCACTTCCGGAGTTGGCGTCATCCATTATTGCTGCTCGCAAGGGTGAACACGACCTGGCACTGGGCAATATTCTGGGTTCCAACCTGTTCAACACCCTGGCCGTTGTGGGCATTGCAGGGCTGATTGCGCCCATGTCGGTGGCACCTGAGGTGCTTGCCCGGGACTTCCCGGTCATGGGTGCCCTCACCCTGGTTCTGTTTGCAATGTGCTATGGCTTTCGTGGAGCCGGACGCATCAACCGCTTTGAGGGCGCCGCCCTGTTGCTTGCCTTCGTGGCCTATACGGTGTATCTCTTGGCTTTTTAA
- the rhtB gene encoding homoserine/homoserine lactone efflux protein — MSLAAWLTFLVAAVLISVSPGAGAINTMSNGMRYGVRRSLPAIMGLQLGFGIQILLVGAGLGAIIASSNIALSVIKWLGVAYLIWLGISKWREPVMESMDDDRQPVSGHKRFWNAVFVNLTNPKATVFLVALFPQFLVADAPHGPQLITMGVTLILVDCLVMLGYALLASQLFRFMTTARRQRQMNRVFGGLFVTAAVALASFKRA, encoded by the coding sequence ATGTCACTTGCAGCCTGGCTGACCTTCCTTGTTGCGGCCGTACTGATCAGTGTTTCCCCGGGCGCCGGGGCGATCAATACCATGAGCAATGGTATGCGTTACGGTGTCCGCCGTTCGCTGCCAGCCATCATGGGGCTGCAGCTGGGTTTCGGGATCCAGATTCTGCTGGTGGGTGCAGGGCTGGGGGCCATCATTGCCTCCTCGAACATCGCTTTGTCGGTCATCAAGTGGCTGGGTGTTGCCTACCTGATCTGGTTGGGCATCTCGAAATGGCGCGAACCGGTTATGGAATCCATGGATGACGACCGCCAGCCCGTGAGCGGCCACAAACGTTTCTGGAATGCAGTGTTCGTGAACCTGACCAACCCCAAGGCTACGGTCTTTCTGGTGGCCCTGTTCCCGCAGTTTCTGGTTGCAGATGCACCCCATGGCCCGCAGCTGATCACCATGGGTGTTACCCTGATCCTGGTGGATTGCCTGGTGATGCTGGGCTATGCCCTGCTCGCCAGCCAACTGTTCCGGTTCATGACCACCGCCCGCCGCCAGCGGCAGATGAACCGGGTGTTTGGTGGGCTGTTCGTTACCGCCGCGGTTGCCCTGGCCAGCTTCAAACGCGCCTGA
- a CDS encoding DUF4124 domain-containing protein codes for MPRMMAGLVLSFFLTSAVSAEVYTWIDSRGVAHFSDYPPGEIPHKQLDVQAPVTVPMSENLGQGKRVSGIRKEVEGLLASGRPTGSGATAKEKADAELEKTCATYRSKLERIQSKLRAGYSNDRGNSLRQQRRTLSQKLSRECILR; via the coding sequence ATGCCAAGGATGATGGCTGGTCTCGTTTTGTCTTTTTTTCTCACTTCAGCAGTCAGTGCCGAAGTCTACACCTGGATAGACAGCCGGGGCGTCGCGCACTTTTCCGATTACCCGCCTGGAGAAATTCCCCATAAGCAGCTTGACGTGCAGGCGCCTGTCACGGTGCCGATGTCCGAGAATCTCGGGCAAGGCAAGCGCGTTTCAGGAATCCGCAAAGAGGTTGAAGGGCTGCTTGCCTCCGGTCGCCCGACGGGCTCCGGAGCAACGGCAAAAGAAAAGGCCGATGCCGAGCTGGAGAAGACCTGCGCAACCTACAGAAGCAAACTGGAGCGGATCCAGTCCAAGCTGCGGGCAGGCTATAGCAACGACAGGGGGAACAGTCTCCGGCAGCAGCGCAGGACGCTCAGCCAGAAGCTGAGCCGTGAGTGCATCCTGCGTTGA
- the glcF gene encoding glycolate oxidase subunit GlcF, whose amino-acid sequence MQTNLVQQFANTKEGLEAESILRACVHCGFCTATCPTYQELNDERDGPRGRIYLMKMFLEGAEVTEKTQEHLDRCLTCRSCETTCPSGVQYGRLVDISRGLMEKELPRKPKDKWLRWALARVIPNRQLFGVLLRMGQIFRPVLPEKLRTKVPPRKQASPWPAASHSRIVLALAGCVQPSATPNTNAAAARVLDRLGITMVEAPEAGCCGAVNYHLSEHEKGLERMRQNIDAWWPAIEAGAEAIIMTASGCGAMVQDYGHLLKDDPVYAAKAQKVSELCTDLGAFLLKQDLEKLKVRQDPGKVAFHCPCTLQHAMKQNGVVEQVLTRAGVNLAATKDKHLCCGSAGTYSVTQPEMSQKLLGNKLKALTVDNPDRIVTANIGCQMHLETKSPVPVQHWIELLDQ is encoded by the coding sequence ATGCAGACGAATCTGGTTCAACAATTTGCCAACACCAAGGAAGGCCTGGAAGCCGAGTCCATCCTGCGGGCCTGCGTGCATTGTGGCTTCTGCACCGCTACCTGCCCGACCTATCAGGAGCTGAACGACGAGCGGGATGGCCCTCGGGGCCGGATCTACCTGATGAAAATGTTCCTGGAAGGAGCGGAAGTCACCGAAAAAACCCAGGAGCATCTGGATCGTTGCCTGACCTGTCGGAGCTGCGAGACTACGTGCCCCTCCGGCGTTCAGTATGGCCGCCTGGTGGATATCAGCCGTGGCCTTATGGAAAAGGAACTGCCCCGGAAACCGAAAGACAAATGGCTACGCTGGGCCCTGGCCCGGGTGATTCCGAATCGTCAGTTGTTCGGCGTGCTGCTTCGGATGGGGCAGATCTTCCGGCCTGTGTTGCCGGAGAAGCTTCGCACCAAGGTGCCGCCGAGAAAGCAGGCCAGCCCATGGCCCGCAGCCAGTCACAGCCGGATCGTGCTGGCACTGGCAGGCTGCGTGCAGCCTTCTGCGACGCCCAACACTAATGCGGCAGCAGCACGGGTTCTCGATCGCCTTGGTATTACTATGGTGGAAGCGCCCGAGGCCGGCTGCTGTGGCGCCGTAAACTACCATCTATCCGAGCACGAGAAAGGCCTGGAAAGAATGCGCCAGAATATTGATGCCTGGTGGCCTGCTATTGAAGCGGGTGCAGAAGCCATCATCATGACGGCGTCCGGCTGTGGTGCCATGGTTCAGGATTATGGGCATCTGCTGAAAGACGACCCGGTATATGCCGCCAAGGCGCAAAAGGTCAGCGAGCTGTGCACCGATCTTGGCGCCTTCCTGTTGAAGCAGGATCTGGAAAAGCTGAAGGTTCGCCAGGACCCAGGCAAGGTGGCATTCCATTGCCCCTGCACCCTGCAGCATGCCATGAAGCAGAATGGTGTGGTTGAACAGGTTCTGACCCGGGCCGGTGTCAACCTGGCGGCCACCAAAGACAAACATCTCTGCTGTGGCTCCGCTGGCACCTATTCGGTTACCCAGCCGGAGATGAGCCAGAAGCTGCTGGGCAACAAGCTGAAGGCGCTGACCGTCGACAATCCCGATCGAATTGTAACCGCCAACATCGGCTGCCAGATGCACCTGGAGACCAAATCGCCGGTGCCAGTACAGCACTGGATTGAGCTTCTGGATCAGTAG